The segment ATTAGAATAAAATTAAAGTCTTACGATCACAATTTAGTTGATAAGTCTGCTGATAAGATTGTAAAAACAGTAAAAAGTACGGGTGCTGTAGTAACTGGTCCAATTCCATTACCAACACACAAAAAGATTTTCACTGTATTGCGTTCACCGCACGTAAACAAGAAGTCTAGAGAACAATTTCAATTAAGCTCTTACAAGCGTTTATTAGATATTTACTCTTCATCTTCTAAAACTATTGATGCATTAATGAAACTTGAATTGCCAAGTGGAGTTGAAGTAGAAATTAAAGTGTAAGTGAATCTTATCGCTTAAAAGATAAAAGCGAAACATGTCCAGAGCTGCGTGCGAAGGAAAAACGGTAAAAGTACAATTCAAGGTCGAATGTATTTTCGGCCTTGAATTTTAATGAATAGTAATAATAAATAAATTAATAATTATGTCTGGGTTAATAGGAAGAAAAATCGGTATGACCAGCATTTTCGATGAAAATGGAAAGAACATTCCATGTACAGTAATCGAAGCTGGGCCATGTATCGTTACCCAAGTCAGAACCGAAGAGGTCGACGGGTACAGTGCCCTTCAACTTGGTTTCGATGACAAGACAGAGAAAAGTGCTACAAAAGCTGAAATGGGTCACGCCAAAAAAGCTGGTACTTCTGTTAAATCAAAAGTCGCGGAATTTCAAGGATTTGAAGGAGATTACAAATTAGGAGATGCAATAACAGTGGAGCACTTTATCGAAGGTGAGTACGTTGATGTAGCTGGAACTTCTAAAGGAAAAGGATTCCAGGGTGTTGTAAAACGTCATGGATTTGCTGGTGTTGGTCAAGCAACACATGGACAGCATAACCGTTTAAGAGCTCCAGGTTCTATCGGTGCTGCGTCATATCCTGCGAGAGTTTTCAAAGGAATGAAAATGGCAGGTCGAATGGGTGGCGAGAGAGTATATGTTGAAAATTTAAGAGTCTACAAAGTAGTTGCTGAAAAGAACTTACTTGTGGTTAAAGGATGTGTTCCAGGACACAAAAACTCTTATGTAATTATTCAAAAATAATGAAAGTAGCAGTTTTAGATATAAACGGAAAAGACACAGGTAGAAAGGTAGACCTTTCTAAAGATGTGTTTGCTATTGAGCCTAATAATCATGCTGTTTACTTAGACGTGAAGCAATATCTTGCTAACCAACGTCAAGGAACGCACAAGGCAAAAGAAAGAGCAGAAATTTCAGGAAGTACACGTAAGATTAAAAAACAAAAGGGTACTGGTACAGCGAGAGCAGGTAGTATCAAATCTGGTGTTTTTAGAGGTGGTGGACGTATGTTCGGACCAAGACCAAGAAATTACAGTATTAAACTGAATAAAAACCTGAAACGTTTAGCGCGTAAATCAGCGTTAACTATGAAGGCTAATGATAAAGATATCGTTGTTTTGGAAGATTTCAATTTTGATGCGCCAAAGACGAAAAACTTTACAGCAGTATTGAAAGCACTAGATATACAAGACAAAAAATCTTTGTTTGTGTTGGGTGCGTCAAATAATAATGTATATTTGTCATCACGAAATTTTAAAGGCTCTGATGTGGTAATTAACTCAGAATTAAGTACTTATAAAATTTTAAACGCAAATAAATTAATTCTTTTAGAGAGTTCTTTAGAAGGAATTGAATCGAATTTAAGTAAATAAGAAGACAATGATCTTAATTAAACCTATCATCACTGAAAAAGCAACAACCAATAGTGAGTTGAATAACTGCTTTACATTTCAAGTGAACACCAAGGCGAACAAGGTAGAAATCAAAAAAGCAGTAGAAGCTGCTTATGGAGTCTCTGTTGAAAAAGTTCGTACTATAAATGTCCGTCCAGATCGTAGTACTAAGTTCACAAAAACTGGTATTCAACATGGTAAAACAAATGCTGTTAAAAAAGCAATTGTACAACTGGCGGAAGGTGAAGTAATTGATTTATACACTAACATGTAATTAGACAATAATGTCAGTAAGAAAATTAAAACCAATCACATCAGCTCAGCGATTTAGAGTAGTAAATGGATTCGATGCCATAACTACTGATAAGCCGGAAAAGAGTTTACTCGTTCCGAACAAAAGATCTGGTGGTAGAAACAATCGAGGAAAAATGACCATGCGCCAAATCGGTGGAGGTCATAAGAGAAAGTATCGTATTATTGATTTCAAACGTAATAAAACAGGAGTACCTGGTGAAGTTGCTTCAATCCAATACGATCCAAACAGAACAGCTTTTATCGCATTATTGAATTATCAAGATGGAGAAAAGCGTTACATTATTGCTCAGAATGGTTTACAAGTTGGGCAAAATGTAGTATCTGGAAAAGAAGGAATAGCGCCAGAAATTGGTAACGCTATGCCATTAAGTCAAATTCCATTAGGAACAATCATTTCATGTATTGAATTACGTCCTGGACAAGGAGCAGTAATGGCAAGAAGTGCTGGAGCATTTGCTCAGTTAATGGCAAGAGACGGTAAGTTCGCAACTGTGAAGTTGCCATCTGGAGAGACAAGACTGATACTTTCAGAATGTATGGCTACTATTGGAGTAATTTCTAACTCTGATCATCAATTAACGGTTTCTGGTAAAGCAGGTAGATCAAGGTGGTTAGGTAGAAGACCAAGAGTAAGACCAGTAGTAATGAATCCAGTTGATCACCCAATGGGAGGTGGTGAAGGTAAATCTTCAGGAGGTCACCCAAGATCAAGAAATGGTATTCCAGCGAAAGGTTATAGAACGCGTTCTAAGACTAAAGCGAGTAATAAATATATTGTAGAACGTAGAAAGAAATAATTGAGATAATATGGCACGTTCATTAAAAAAAGGACCTTACATCCATTATAAATTGAGTAAAAAAGTTGCTGAAAATGTAGCATCTAACAAAAAATCGGTAATCAAAACGTGGTCTAGAGCCTCTATGATTTCTCCAGATTTTGTTGGACAAACGATTGCAGTTCACAACGGACGTCAATTTGTACCAGTTTACGTAACAGAAAACATGGTAGGTCATAAGTTAGGAGAATTTTCACCAACACGATCCTTTAGAGGTCATGCAGGTGCGAAAAATAAAGGAAAAAAATAGTAAGCTATGGGAAGTCGTAAAAAACAAATGGCAGACGCTATTAAGGAAGGCAGAAAGAATATTGCATTTGCAAAATTGAATAACTGTCCTACTTCACCAAGAAAAATGCGATTAGTTGCAGACTTGGTAAGAGGTAAAGAGGCTGAAAAAGCATTACAAATCTTAAGATTTAGTTCTAAAGAAGCATCTCGTCGATTAGAGAAATTATTATTATCGGCGATTGCTAATTGGCAAGCTAAAAATGAAGATGCAGCTATTGAAGATGCAGATTTATTTGTTCAAGAGATTAGAGTTGATGGAGGATCGATGTTAAAAAGATTGCGTCCAGCACCTCAAGGTCGTGCTCACAGAATAAGAAAAAGATCTAATCACGTAACAGTTGTGATTGGAGCTAAAAATAACACACAAGCTTAAATAGAGATATGGGACAAAAGACAAATCCAATCGGAAATCGTTTAGGAATTATCAGAGGATGGGAATCTAACTGGTATGGTGGAAATGATTATGGTGATAAACTTGCTGAAGACGATAAAATCAGAAAGTATATCCATGCTCGTTTATCAAAAGCTAGTGTATCTAGGGTTATTATTGAGCGTACACTTAAACTTGTAACCGTTACTATCACTACTGCTAGACCTGGTATTATTATCGGAAAAGGTGGTCAAGAGGTAGACAAGTTAAAAGAAGAGCTTAAGAAAATTACTGGAAAAGAAGTTCAGTTAAATATCTTTGAAATTAAGAGACCTGAACTCGATGCGTTTTTAGTAGGATCAAGTGTTGCTCGTCAAATTGAGAATCGTATCTCTTATAGACGTGCAATCAAAATGGCAATTGCTGCTGCTATGCGTATGAATGCTGAAGGAATAAAAATTCAGATTAGTGGTCGTTTAAATGGTGCTGAAATGGCACGTAGCGAGCATTATAAAGAAGGACGTATTCCTCTGTCTACTTTTAGAGCCGATATTGACTATGCTTTAGTTGAAGCACATACTACTTATGGTAGATTAGGTGTTAAAGTATGGATTATGAAAGGTGAAGTTTACGGAAAAAGAGAACTTTCTCCATTAGTTGGCTTGTCTAAGAAACAAGGTGGTAAGTCTGGAGGACGCGGTCGGGACAACAAATCTCGTCGTAGAAAGTAATTTTTAAAGAAAAGTAATAATGTTACAACCGAAAAGAACAAAATTTCGTAAAGTCCAAAAAGGACGTATGAAAGGAAATACCGGAAGAGGTCACCTACTTTCTAATGGTATGTTTGGAATAAAATCTTTAGATTCTAATTTCTTGACATCTCGTCAAATCGAAGCTGCGCGTATTGCTGCAACTCGTTACATGAAGAGAGAAGGTCAATTGTGGATTAAAGTTTTCCCAGACAAACCAATTACTAAAAAGCCATTAGAAGTACGTATGGGTAAAGGTAAAGGTGCTGTAGAGTATTGGGTAGCCGTAGTAAAACCAGGTAGAATTTTATTTGAAGTTGGTGGAGTGCCAATGGATGTTGCAAAAGAAGCCTTGCGTTTAGCTGCACAGAAACTACCAGTAAAAACTAAGTTTTTAATTGCTCGAGATTACGAAGCATAATTGATTTGATATTATGAAACAATCAGAAATTAAAGAATTATCAGTAACTGAGTTACAGGAGAAACTTGGTGAAACTAAAAAGAGTTATGCAGACCTAAAAATGGCTCATGCAATCTCTCCATTAGATAACCCAATTCAGTTACGAAACGTGAGACGTTCAGTAGCAAGAATTGCAACAGAATTAACTAAAAGAGAAATACAATAATTGTATTCTGGCTGAAAGATGGAAAAAAGACACTTAAGAAAAGAGCGTATAGGAGTTGTTACTAGTAACAAAATGCAGAAATCAATTGTGGTTGCTGAAGTTAAAAAAGTAAAACATCCTATGTACGGAAAATTCGTTTTGAAAACAAAGAAATATGTTGCTCACGACGAAACAAATGACTGTAACATTGGTGATACGGTAAAGATCATGGAAACTAGACCTTTAAGTAAATCTAAATGTTGGAGATTAGTAGAAATAATTGAAAGAGCGAAGTAATTATGGTACAACAAGAATCAAGATTAAAAGTAGCTGATAACACTGGAGCTAAGGAAGTTTTAACTATCCGAGTTCTAGGTGGTACAAAAAGAAGATACGCTTCTATTGGAGATAAAATTGTTGTCTCAGTAAAAGATGCGACTCCTAATGGAAACATTAAAAAGGGAGCAGTATCAACAGCAGTAGTAGTTCGTACTAAAAAAGAAGTGAGACGTCCAGATGGATCTTATATAAGATTTGATGATAACGCTTGTGTGCTTTTAAATCCAACAGGAGAAATGAGAGGAACACGTGTATTTGGACCAGTAGCTAGAGAACTTCGTGATAGACAATTCATGAAAATTGTTTCATTAGCACCAGAAGTGCTTTAATGACTAATAAAATGACAAAGTTTAAAATTAAATCAGGAGATACAGTAAGAGTGATAGCTGGAGACCACAAAGGTACAGAAGGAAACGTTCTTAAGGTATTAAAGGATAAAAACAAAGCCATCGTAGAAGGCGTGAACATGGTTAAGAAACATACGAAACCAAGTGCACAAAGTCCTCAAGGTGGAATTGTAGAAAAAGAAGCACCAATCCATATGTCTAATTTATCATTGTTAACATCGAAAGGTGAAGCAACAAGAATAGGTTACAAAATGGAAGGTGACAAGAAAGTTAGGTTTTCAACAAAATCAAATGAAGTAATATAGTTATGGCTTATATTCCAAGATTAAAACAAGAGTACAAGGACAAAGTTGTTACTGCTCTTACAGAAGAATTCGGATATAAAAACGTAATGCAAGTTCCTAAACTTAAAAAGATAGTTATATCTAAAGGAGTTGGAGCTGCTGTTGCCGATAAGAAATTAATTGATCATGCAATTGATGAATTAACTATGATATCTGGTCAGAAAGCTGTGTCTACATTATCTAAAAAGGATGTTGCATCGTTCAAATTACGTAAAGGAATGCCTATTGGCGTTAGAGTAACGTTGAGAGGAGAGCATATGTATGAGTTTTTAGATCGTTTAGTAACTTCGGCATTACCAAGGGTTAGAGATTTTGGTGGTATCAAGGCGACAGGTTTTGATGGTAGAGGAAATTATAACCTAGGTGTTGTAGAACAAATTATCTTTCCGGAAATCAATATTGACAAGATCAACAAAATTTCTGGTATGGATATTACTTTCGTAACATCTGCTGATACAGATAAAGAAGCAAAATCGTTATTAACTGAATTAGGATTACCTTTTCAAAAGAACTAAGATATGGCTAAAGAATCAATGAAAGCCCGTGAGGTGAAAAGAGCAAAAACAGTAGCAAAGTATGCTGAAAAACGTAAGGCTTTAAAAGAAGCTGGAGATTATGAGGCATTACAAAAGTTACCAAAAAATGCTTCACCTGTTAGAATGCACAACAGATGTAAGTTAACAGGAAGACCAAAGGGATATATGAGAACTTTTGGTGTTTCGCGTGTTACATTTCGTGAAATGGCGAATCAGGGTTTAATCCCGGGTGTTAGAAAGGCATCTTGGTAATATACCTGCGCCTTGCGCGATTAACAAGAATTATAAATTGGTCTCAGGTTCGAGAGTCATCGAAAACCGTTACCGCAAATTAATATAAATGAATACAGATCCAATTGCTGATTACTTAACAAGAATCAGAAATGCAGTAAAAGCCAACCATAGAGTTGTTGAGATTCCTGCATCAAATTTAAAAAAGGAGATAACTAAAATTTTATTCGATCAAGGATATATTTTAAGTTACAAATTCGACGATTCTAGTGTACAAGGAACAATCAAGATTGCTTTGAAGTATAACAAAGAAACTAAAGAATCGGTCATCAAAAAGATACAAAGAATAAGTACACCAGGTTTACGAAAGTATGCCAGCTCTACTGAAATGCCAAGAATTCTTAACGGATTAGGTATTGCGATTGTTTCTACATCTCATGGTGTTATAACAGGAAAGCAAGCGCAAAGAGAAAATGTAGGTGGTGAATTATTGTGTTACGTTTACTAATTTAAAGCAGAAAGAACATGTCAAGAATAGGAAATAACCCAGTAGCCATTCCAGAAGGAGTGACGGTTGATGTTAAAGACAACGTAGTTACTGTAAAAGGTAAATTAGGAGAATTAACACAAAACTATGATACTGTTGAGATTAAAGTTGAAGACGGAAACGTACTTGTAACACGCTCATCAGACAACAAAGATCAAAAAGCTAAACACGGTTTATACAGATCCTTAATGCACAATATGATTGAAGGTGTATCTAAAGGATGGTCTAAAGAATTAGAGCTTGTTGGTGTAGGTTATAGAGCATCAAACCAAGGACAAAAATTAGATTTGGCCTTAGGATTCTCTCATAATATCGTGTTAAACGTAGCACCAGAAGTGAAAATTGAAACCATTTCAGAAAAAGGTAAAAACCCAATAATAAAATTGACGTCTCACGATAAACAATTAGTAGGACAAGTTGCTGCGAAAATTCGCGGTTTCAGAAGACCAGAACCGTACAAAGGAAAAGGTGTGAAGTTTGTTGGTGAAGAATTAAGAAGAAAAGCAGGTAAATCAGCTTAAAAAATTAGTTATGATATTAACAAAAAACGAAAAAAGACTAAGAATAAAAAGCAGAATACGTAAAGTTGTTTCTGGTACAGAAGCAAGACCACGTTTGGCTGTTTTTAGAAGTAATAAAGAAATCTATGCTCAAGTAGTAGATGATGTAACAGGGAAAACCTTGGCAGCAGCGTCTTCAAGAGATAAAGATGTTGCTTCAACTAAAGGATCTAAAACAGAAATAGCAGCCTTAGTTGGCAAAGCTGTAGCTGAGAGAGCAATCAAAGCAGGTATCAATACGATTTCTTTTGATAGAGGAGGATACCAATATCACGGAAGAGTAAAATCATTAGCTGAAGGCGCAAGAGAAGGCGGACTTAAATTCTAAGACACTATGTATCAAAAATATAAAAACGCAGAATTAGTAAAACCAAGTGGAATTGATCTTAAAGATCGTTTGGTTGGTGTGCAAAGAGTTACCAAAGTAACAAAAGGTGGTAGAGCTTTTGGTTTTTCAGCGATCGTAGTGGTTGGTGATGAAGCAGGAGTAGTAGGTCACGGTTTAGGAAAATCTAAAGACGTTGCTACTGCAATTTCAAAAGCAGTTGAAGACGCTAAGAAAAATTTAGTAAGGATTCCTATTATTAAAGGAACGTTACCTCACGAACAAAAAGGCAAATTTGGTGGTGCAAGAGTAAATATTATTCCTGCAGCTCCTGGTACTGGTGTAATTGCTGGTGGAGCTGTGAGAACAGTTTTGGAAGCAGTTGGTGTACATGACGTATTATCAAAATCTCAAGGGTCTTCTAATCCTCACAATGTTGTAAAAGCTACGTTTGATGCTTTACTTCAATTAAGAGATGCAAATGCAATTGCAAAGGATAGAGGGATTTCTCTTGGAAAAGTTTTTAACGGTTAATCAATAGGACGATGGCAAAGATTAAAGTAACAAAAGTAAAAAGCGCAATAAATCGTACGCAAACTCAAAAGAGAACATTAGAGGCTCTTGGGTTAAATAGAATTGGTCAAACCAAAGTGCATGATGCGTCTCCAAGTATACTTGGAATGGTAAGTAAAGTTTCACATTTAGTTTCTGTAGAAGAAACAAAATAATAAGATACAATGAACTTAAGTAATTTAAAACCAGCAAAAGGTTCTGTAAAGAGTCAAGGTAAAAGAGTAGGTCGAGGACAGGGTTCCGGAAAAGGTGGTACTGCAACACGTGGTCACAAAGGAGCAAAATCTCGGTCTGGTTACTCTAAGAAATTAGGTTTCGAAGGTGGTCAAATGCCACTTCAAAGACGAGTTCCTAAATTTGGATTTAAAAATATTAACCGCGTAGAATATCAAGGTGTAAACTTAGATAAGTTACAAGAGTTAGTAGATAACAAGAAAATAAAAGATGCAGTTGATTTTCAAACTTTAGTAGATCTAGGTTTGGCTGGAAAGAATGAATTAGTAAAAATTCTTGGTCGAGGCGAATTAAAATCAAAATTAACAGTAACTGCTCATAAATTTACTGCTTCAGCAAAAGCTGCAATTGAAGCTGCAGGTGGAGAAGCTGTAACTTTATAAGAACACTTTAGTATGAAATTTATAGAGACATTAAAAAATGTTTGGAAAATAACTGAGCTCAAAGACAGAATCATTTTAACACTTGGTCTGCTTTTGGTGTACCGTTTTGGTGCTCAAGTTGTTTTACCGGGTATTGATGCAAGTCAGTTAGGTGGTTTAGCCGATGGTACAAATGAAGGTATATTAGGAATTCTTAATATGTTTACAGGTGGGGCTTTCGCTAATGCGTCGGTATTTGCATTAGGTATTATGCCTTACATTTCAGCTTCAATTGTGGTGCAGTTGATGGGAATTGCGATTCCTTATCTGCAAAAACTACAAAAAGAAGGTGCTAGTGGACAAAAGAAGATTACTCAAATTACACGTTGGCTAACGATAATCATTTGTTTATTCCAAGCACCTGGGTATTTAGCAAGTTTACAACCAGCATTTGGTATTCCTTCTACGGCATTCTTATTAGGTACAGGTCCAACATTTTATATATCTTCAGTGATCATCTTGGTGACTGGGTGTATATTCGCAATGTGGTTAGGTGAAAAGATTACAGATAAAGGTATTGGTAATGGTATTTCATTATTAATTATGGTTGGTATTATTGCAACTTTACCACAGTCATTCATTCAAAATGCTGCATCTCGTTTAGACGGTGGTGGAAATGGTGGATTAATGATGATCTTAATCGAACTCGTTGTTTGGTTTGTAATCATTCTAGCATCAGTCATGTTGGTAATGGCAGTTAGAAAAATAGCCGTTCAATACGCAAGAAGGACAGCGTCAGGTGGTTATGAAAAAAACGTGTTTGGATCGAGACAATTTTTACCTCTAAAGCTAAATGCATCAGGAGTAATGCCAATTATCTTCGCACAAGCAATTATGTTCGTGCCTAGTTTAATTGGGAAGTCTTTTGGTTCATCAAGTGAAGTGGGACAGTGGATGCAAACACAGTTTAATGATCCTTTCGGATTATGGTACAACGTAGTGTTCGCATTATTAATTATCATCTTTACGTATTTCTATACGGCGATTACGGTTCCTACGAACAAAATGGCTGATGATTTAAAACGAAGTGGTGGTTTTATTCCAGGGATTCGTCCAGGAACTGAGACTTCAGAATATTTAGATAAAATAATGTCACAAATAACCTTACCAGGTTCTATTTTTTTAGCATTAATAGCTGTGTTCCCAGCAATTATTGTAAAGCTTATGGACGTGCAAGGTGGATGGGCATTATTCTTTGGTGGCACATCGCTACTAATTATGGTTGGAGTTGCAATAGACACCATGCAACAAGTGAATTCATATCTGTTGAATAAACATTATGATGGCTTGATGAAAACTGGTAAAAATAGAAAAGCGGTAGCTTAATTCAATACTATGGCAAAACAAGCAGCAATAGAACAAGACGGATCAATCATAGAAGCATTATCAAATGCGATGTTCCGAGTTGAACTAGAAAATGGTCATATCGTGACTGCACATATTTCGGGTAAAATGCGTATGCATTACATTAAATTGTTACCTGGAGATAAAGTTAAATTAGAAATGAGTCCTTACGATTTAACGAAGGCTCGCATAACTTATAGATACTAATACGATGAAGGTAAGAGCATCAATTAAAAAGAGAAGTGTTGACTGTAAATTAGTCCGCAGAAAAGGTAGACTTTACGTCATTAACAAAAAGAATCCTAGATTCAAACAAAGACAAGGGTAATTATGGCAAGAATTGCAGGTGTAGACATACCAAAACAGAAAAGAGGTGTAATCTCTTTAACTTATATCTACGGATTAGGTAGAAGTAGAGCACAAGAAATTTTAGCAACAGCTAAAGTAGACGAGAGCATCAAAGTAGAAGATTGGACTGATGAGCAAATTGGAGCAATCCGTGACGCTGTTGGAACTTATACTATTGAAGGTGAATTACGTTCTGAAACACAATTAAACATTAAGCGATTAATGGATATTGGATGTTACAGAGGAATTCGTCATAGAGCTGGACTTCCATTAAGAGGTCAAAGAACTAAAAACAACTCTAGAACGAGAAAAGGTAGAAGAAAAACGGTTGCTAACAAGAAAAAGGCAACTAAATAATAACATAGACATTAGTCATTAGTTTTAAACGTTAGAGGAATCTGTTCGAAATAGAAATGTTTAGGATTCTAACAACTGAAAACTGACAACTAGAAACTTAATAATATGGCAAAGTCAAGTACTAAAAAACGTAAGGTAATAGTAGATGCTGTTGGAGAAGCGCATATTGCAGCCTCTTTTAATAACATCATAATCTCTTTAACAAACAAAAAAGGAGACGTTATTTCATGGTCATCAGCTGGTAAAATGGGATTTAGAGGTTCTAAGAAGAACACACCCTACGCTGCTCAATTAGCTGCAGAAGATGCATCTGGAGTTGCAAAAGAAGCTGGTCTCAAAAAAGTGAAAGTATACGTAAAAGGTCCTGGTAACGGTAGAGAATCTGCAATTAGATCAATTCATAATGCAGGTATCGAAGTAACTGAAATTATCGATGTTACGCCATTACCACATAATGGATGTAGACCTCCAAAAAGAAGAAGAGTTTAATTTATACATAAAATTGAATTAATGTCAACTATATTATATAGTTGATATTGGTTTTTTATGTGTAAATTTGCAAACTGAAAAATAATTATTAACAAGTATCAACGAGAGATCAACGTTTATCGAAGGATAAGATTAAGACCTTAATTCATAAACACTCTCAAAACAAATTTAAAAATGGCAAGATATACTGGTCCTAAAACTAAAATAGCCCGAAAATTCGGTGAAGCTATTTTTGGAGATGATAAGGCTTTTGAAAAAAGAAATTATCCTCCAGGTCAACACGGTGGAAATAAGCGTCGTGGAAAAAAATCTGAATATGCTATCCAGTTAATGGAAAAGCAAAAAGCAAAATATACGTATGGTATATTAGAAAAGCAATTCAGAAACATGTTCAAAAAAGCAACTGCTGCTCAAGGTATTACAGGTGAAGTATTACTTCAACTTTGTGAGTCTCGTTTAGATAATGTCGTTTTTAGAATGGGATTGTCTCCATCTCGTAGTGGAGCAAGACAATTAGTGTCTCACAGACATATCACTGTTAATGGTGGTATTGCTAACATTCCTTCTTACCAATTAAAAGCTGGTGATGTTGTAGCTGTAAGAGAAAAATCAAAATCATTAGAGTCTATCGAAAATTCATTAGCTAATTCTAGCAATGTATACGAATGGATCACTTGGAATAATGACACAAAACAAGGAACTTATGTTTCTGTTCCAGAAAGAATCCAGATTCCAGAAAATATCAACGAACAATATATCGTTGAATTATACTCTAAATAATTAATTAATCATATTGCTATTTGGCCAAAGGATTTATTAGTGTTCTTCAAACTTATAAATCGCGCAACTAAGTAACAATTAAAACGAAGAAAAATATGGCAATATTAAATTTTCAGAAGCCCGACAAAGTAATCATGATTGATTCTACTGAGTTTGAAGGCAAATTTGAATTTAGACCTTTAGAACCAGGTTATGGATTAACGGTAGGTAATGCTTTACGAAGAGTATTATTATCGTCTTTAGAAGGTTTCGCAATTACATCAATTAGAATTGAAGGTGTAGACCACGAATTTTCTACAATTGCTGGTGTAGTTGAGGATGTAACAGAAATGATTTTAAACTTAAAGCAAGTTAACTTTAAGCGCCAAATTGATGAAGTGGACAACGAATCTGTTTCAATTTCTATCTCTGGACAAAATCAAATTACAGCTGGTGACTTCCAAAAGTTTATTTCTGGGTTTCAAGTTTTAAACAAAGACTTAGTGATTTGTAACTTAGATCCTAAAGTAAACATCAATATGGAGATTACTATTGAAAAAGGTAGAGGTTATGTTCCTGCTGAAGAAAATAAAAAGGCTTCTGCACCAATTGGAACTATCTTTACAGATTCAATTTACACGCCAATAAAAAATGTGAAGTATAGCATTGAAAACTTCCGTGTTGAACAAAAAACCGATTTTGAAAAATTAGTTTTTGAAATTATCACAGATGGCTCAATCGCACCTAAAGATGCCTTAACTGAAGCAGCCAAAATAT is part of the Formosa sp. Hel1_31_208 genome and harbors:
- the rpsK gene encoding 30S ribosomal protein S11, which produces MAKSSTKKRKVIVDAVGEAHIAASFNNIIISLTNKKGDVISWSSAGKMGFRGSKKNTPYAAQLAAEDASGVAKEAGLKKVKVYVKGPGNGRESAIRSIHNAGIEVTEIIDVTPLPHNGCRPPKRRRV
- the rpsD gene encoding 30S ribosomal protein S4 — its product is MARYTGPKTKIARKFGEAIFGDDKAFEKRNYPPGQHGGNKRRGKKSEYAIQLMEKQKAKYTYGILEKQFRNMFKKATAAQGITGEVLLQLCESRLDNVVFRMGLSPSRSGARQLVSHRHITVNGGIANIPSYQLKAGDVVAVREKSKSLESIENSLANSSNVYEWITWNNDTKQGTYVSVPERIQIPENINEQYIVELYSK
- a CDS encoding DNA-directed RNA polymerase subunit alpha produces the protein MAILNFQKPDKVIMIDSTEFEGKFEFRPLEPGYGLTVGNALRRVLLSSLEGFAITSIRIEGVDHEFSTIAGVVEDVTEMILNLKQVNFKRQIDEVDNESVSISISGQNQITAGDFQKFISGFQVLNKDLVICNLDPKVNINMEITIEKGRGYVPAEENKKASAPIGTIFTDSIYTPIKNVKYSIENFRVEQKTDFEKLVFEIITDGSIAPKDALTEAAKILIHHFMLFSDERITLEADEIAQTETYDEESLHMRQLLKTKLVDMDLSVRALNCLKAAEVDTLGDLVSFNKNDLMKFRNFGKKSLTELEELVNVKGLNFGMDLAKYKLDKD